In a single window of the Nitrospira sp. genome:
- a CDS encoding class I SAM-dependent methyltransferase — protein MAVSQDATDCFIPCNLCGGTDVAILSTRSRSGNPLRTVICRVCGLVWSDPRPHDARRFYEEQYRLAYKHTYSPKPKHVLRAGKVALSRFGKIERLLSSRKAVLDVGTGGGEFAYLLQSLGHAVNGIEPNRGYADHSIQQYGLTVQVGFVQDATFASASFDVVTIWHVLEHTEDPGFILARLRSWLKPEGVLVVEVPNVEATCQAPRSTFHEAHLYNFNVVSLRRLAKKQGLYETSHLISQDGGNITMFFTQTAPLLADQFSAVIPGNYEWISRIVSQHSMLRHHLSPAPYVRAWQRLCRSLEEQRETAVLGSGKAILDELYAPQVRIRSHLCA, from the coding sequence GCGGGAACCCGTTACGAACCGTCATTTGCCGAGTCTGTGGCCTCGTCTGGTCAGATCCGCGCCCACATGATGCCAGACGGTTTTATGAAGAACAGTACCGCCTTGCGTATAAGCATACCTACAGTCCCAAGCCGAAACATGTCTTGCGTGCCGGCAAGGTCGCCCTTTCACGGTTTGGGAAGATCGAACGGCTATTGTCGAGTCGGAAAGCAGTGCTTGATGTCGGCACTGGGGGTGGAGAATTCGCCTATTTGCTGCAATCGCTGGGGCACGCGGTCAATGGGATCGAGCCGAATCGGGGGTATGCTGACCATTCGATACAACAATATGGGCTGACGGTTCAAGTTGGGTTTGTCCAAGACGCGACATTTGCTTCGGCCTCGTTTGATGTCGTGACGATCTGGCATGTTCTTGAACATACGGAAGACCCAGGCTTCATCCTGGCGCGCCTCCGTTCTTGGTTGAAACCCGAGGGGGTGCTTGTTGTAGAGGTGCCGAATGTGGAGGCGACTTGTCAGGCGCCTCGCAGTACGTTCCATGAAGCCCACCTTTACAATTTCAATGTCGTGTCATTGCGCCGGTTGGCCAAAAAGCAGGGGTTGTATGAAACCTCGCATCTCATCTCCCAGGATGGGGGGAACATCACGATGTTTTTTACTCAAACAGCGCCCCTGCTCGCCGATCAGTTCTCCGCCGTGATTCCTGGAAATTATGAGTGGATCTCTCGAATCGTGAGCCAGCACAGCATGCTGCGGCATCACCTCAGCCCCGCTCCGTATGTGCGCGCGTGGCAACGCCTCTGTCGATCGCTTGAAGAGCAGCGTGAGACGGCAGTCCTAGGCAGCGGGAAAGCGATACTCGATGAACTCTATGCCCCTCAGGTGCGGATCCGTTCTCACCTATGTGCATGA
- the waaF gene encoding lipopolysaccharide heptosyltransferase II codes for MSPVKSFGASSSVLWDTARILLIKPSSLGDIVHTFPVVSAMKAQWPGAHLTWVVKRQWAELVRRAEGVDRVWPMDMTVSGWLREGLALRAERFDLAIDLQGLFRSGVLAWFSGAPIRVGFANGREGSPWFYTDRVPVANSDVHAVDRYLSLVDALGVRCPEKRRFQFTFQDEDVATVRAICRRHGFPVDRPWIAMNIGARWPTKRWPLTAFAAVLDQLHESYREPVVIIGSSEERLYANQLRTLTASPFIDLCGEIPLGCLPALLSTASAMITNDSGPMHVASALGVPVVAMFGPTSAVRTGPYGGGHSVLTGQVPCSPCFSRVCRHVPELECLHRITPTHVVDAIRPQLMAHVPCQ; via the coding sequence GTGTCACCTGTCAAATCTTTCGGTGCCTCTTCCTCCGTACTCTGGGATACTGCCCGTATTCTTCTGATTAAGCCGAGTTCACTGGGAGATATCGTCCATACGTTCCCGGTGGTGTCGGCAATGAAAGCGCAGTGGCCTGGGGCGCACCTGACGTGGGTGGTGAAACGTCAATGGGCTGAGCTTGTCCGGCGAGCGGAAGGGGTTGATCGTGTCTGGCCCATGGACATGACGGTGAGTGGTTGGCTGCGGGAAGGACTCGCGCTTAGGGCGGAGCGCTTTGACCTCGCAATCGATTTGCAAGGATTGTTTCGAAGTGGCGTCTTGGCGTGGTTCAGTGGGGCACCGATACGAGTCGGGTTTGCGAATGGACGCGAGGGAAGTCCTTGGTTCTACACCGACCGCGTTCCGGTTGCGAACTCCGATGTTCATGCGGTCGATCGATATCTCTCTCTGGTGGATGCCTTGGGGGTGAGATGTCCTGAGAAACGTCGGTTTCAGTTTACGTTCCAGGACGAGGATGTCGCGACTGTTCGAGCAATCTGCCGTCGTCACGGTTTTCCCGTGGACCGGCCATGGATTGCAATGAATATTGGAGCGCGGTGGCCGACGAAGCGATGGCCGCTGACGGCGTTCGCTGCGGTTCTGGATCAACTGCACGAGTCGTATCGTGAACCGGTCGTGATCATCGGAAGTTCGGAGGAACGTCTGTATGCGAATCAGCTCCGAACTCTGACAGCAAGTCCGTTTATCGATTTGTGTGGGGAGATCCCGTTGGGATGTTTGCCTGCGCTGCTTTCGACGGCATCCGCAATGATTACGAACGATTCCGGGCCGATGCATGTCGCGTCGGCACTGGGGGTCCCTGTGGTTGCGATGTTCGGACCGACCAGTGCGGTTCGGACCGGACCCTATGGGGGCGGCCATTCCGTATTGACCGGTCAGGTTCCATGCAGCCCCTGTTTCAGCCGTGTCTGTCGACATGTTCCAGAATTGGAATGTCTTCATCGTATTACGCCGACTCATGTGGTTGATGCCATTCGTCCGCAGTTAATGGCTCACGTCCCATGCCAATGA
- a CDS encoding glycosyltransferase family 9 protein, with protein MNVLIVRPDGIGDVLLSLPVATQLRQLVPGVKVEFLTSPTVAPLLEHHPDVDGVRTIRLTDPLAELRRAFSQGVEVAVFLKPFRRLMWAAWLARVPIRIATGYRWYSLLANRRIYEHRSEFSKHESVYNVEMLRGLGLTPQTVQPPALFVTEHERAIGASYWANLPSPRVVVHPGALSARRWRPERYRDLAVKLAEIGYGVLLTGSESEQKQFEPYLLPAPQIPAEIKNGMGQLSLRQLMAVIANAHVVVSGATGPAHMAAALGIPTVSLFDPRRNNLPVRWKPLGTGVVLRPDVPTCDKCIGEVCSYWDCLDRVTVDTVMAAVRQVIGAASALVIHHV; from the coding sequence ATGAACGTCTTGATCGTTCGCCCGGATGGGATCGGTGATGTCCTCTTGTCGCTCCCCGTGGCGACGCAACTCCGGCAACTCGTACCAGGTGTCAAGGTTGAGTTCTTAACCAGCCCTACCGTGGCGCCCCTGCTTGAACACCATCCTGATGTGGATGGTGTTCGCACCATTCGTCTGACGGATCCGTTGGCGGAGCTCCGTCGTGCATTTTCCCAGGGAGTTGAGGTCGCGGTGTTTCTCAAACCGTTTCGTCGACTGATGTGGGCAGCCTGGTTGGCGCGAGTGCCGATTCGAATTGCGACAGGCTATCGTTGGTATAGCCTCTTGGCGAATCGGCGCATCTACGAACATCGCAGTGAATTTTCAAAGCATGAATCAGTGTACAACGTTGAGATGCTGAGAGGCCTGGGCTTGACTCCCCAAACGGTTCAACCTCCTGCTCTGTTCGTGACGGAGCATGAGCGAGCGATCGGGGCATCTTATTGGGCGAATTTGCCCAGCCCACGAGTTGTGGTCCATCCGGGAGCTCTCTCTGCACGTCGATGGCGGCCGGAGCGTTACCGAGACTTGGCAGTGAAATTGGCGGAAATCGGGTATGGTGTACTGTTGACTGGCAGTGAGTCGGAACAAAAACAATTCGAACCATATCTCCTACCTGCTCCGCAGATTCCTGCCGAGATCAAGAATGGTATGGGACAACTATCACTCCGCCAACTTATGGCAGTGATCGCCAACGCTCATGTGGTCGTTTCTGGAGCCACGGGACCAGCTCACATGGCAGCAGCTCTAGGCATTCCCACGGTCAGCCTGTTTGATCCTCGACGAAACAATTTGCCTGTGAGATGGAAGCCTCTTGGGACGGGAGTTGTCCTACGTCCCGATGTCCCTACCTGTGATAAATGTATCGGCGAAGTCTGCTCATATTGGGATTGTCTTGATCGAGTGACGGTTGACACGGTGATGGCTGCCGTCAGGCAAGTAATTGGTGCTGCTTCAGCTCTCGTCATCCACCACGTGTGA
- a CDS encoding winged helix-turn-helix transcriptional regulator, whose translation MNLRGQRDLLLLTEVERDGGITQRSLAVKLGVALGLTNQYLKRLVRNGYITISTVPSHRVRYVLTPQGFAEKSRLTSLHLEYALSYYRDMRARLRETLSYVARNGMKRVVIYGTGELAEMAYLSLREMQMTLVGFVDDGRQESFLSYPVWSLDVLYQWEFDAVLLATIDHLGGFCTKLEHYQVPDSKIIALTSSV comes from the coding sequence ATGAATCTCCGAGGCCAACGAGATCTGCTCTTGCTGACCGAGGTGGAGCGCGATGGTGGGATCACCCAGCGGTCCCTTGCCGTCAAGCTCGGGGTCGCGTTGGGGCTCACGAATCAGTATTTGAAACGATTGGTGCGGAACGGATACATCACCATTTCCACGGTCCCCTCCCACCGTGTTCGATACGTGTTGACGCCACAAGGGTTTGCCGAGAAATCGAGGCTGACGTCTCTTCACCTGGAGTATGCACTGTCCTATTATCGCGATATGCGCGCGCGACTTCGAGAAACACTGTCGTACGTAGCTCGAAATGGAATGAAACGAGTCGTCATCTATGGAACCGGTGAACTTGCGGAGATGGCGTATCTGTCGCTCCGCGAGATGCAGATGACGTTGGTCGGGTTTGTGGATGATGGACGGCAGGAATCATTTCTCTCGTATCCAGTTTGGTCGCTAGACGTCTTGTACCAGTGGGAGTTCGACGCGGTGTTGCTGGCAACCATTGATCACTTAGGTGGGTTCTGCACGAAACTCGAACACTATCAGGTCCCAGATAGTAAGATCATCGCGTTGACGTCGTCGGTGTAA